A region of Mammaliicoccus sp. Dog046 DNA encodes the following proteins:
- a CDS encoding GAF domain-containing sensor histidine kinase, translating into MEKPTRTSLLKEIAEFLNEETEMYSMMHGALKKLVNGSNFHTGWIFFIDEDGKHELVAEDALPPALTHNNCQYMTEGTCWCVTAYHNKKLTKASNIITCSRIVKATKEHQDKTDEITHHATVPLRSGSEQFGLLNIATPNTKRYSEEDLELLESVAFQIGSAIKRIILTDHEKEAARINERNRLARDLHDSVNQMLFSLKITAHAAKSITEQKAAQDAFQTIEDTSQSAVNEMKALIWQLKPIGLEQGLIAAIKQYSQYIQVEPEFEVEGLIDLPNTIEEHVYRIIQESLNNVKKHSRQTRAKIYLEQNKHTFKLRMSDNGIGFDSHQISHSPTHGLKNIKQRTQVIKGHIDIHSELNKGTEIEVIIPLL; encoded by the coding sequence ATGGAGAAGCCAACACGCACCAGTCTGTTAAAAGAAATTGCAGAATTTCTTAATGAAGAAACAGAAATGTATAGCATGATGCATGGCGCACTAAAAAAATTAGTGAATGGCAGTAATTTTCATACGGGTTGGATCTTTTTTATAGATGAAGATGGCAAGCATGAGTTAGTTGCTGAAGATGCTTTACCTCCTGCATTAACGCATAATAACTGCCAATATATGACTGAAGGAACGTGTTGGTGTGTTACGGCATATCATAATAAAAAGTTAACTAAAGCGTCTAATATCATAACGTGTTCTAGGATTGTGAAAGCGACTAAGGAACATCAAGATAAAACGGATGAAATTACGCATCATGCGACGGTTCCTTTAAGATCTGGAAGTGAACAATTTGGTTTGTTAAATATCGCGACACCAAATACAAAACGCTATTCAGAAGAAGATTTGGAATTGTTAGAATCGGTTGCTTTTCAAATTGGTTCTGCGATTAAAAGGATAATACTTACGGATCATGAGAAAGAAGCGGCACGGATTAATGAAAGGAATCGGCTTGCGAGGGATTTACATGACTCTGTTAATCAAATGTTATTTTCTTTGAAGATTACAGCGCACGCAGCTAAAAGCATAACTGAACAAAAAGCGGCTCAAGATGCTTTTCAAACGATTGAAGATACTAGTCAAAGTGCCGTGAATGAAATGAAGGCTTTGATTTGGCAATTGAAGCCAATCGGACTTGAACAAGGTTTAATCGCAGCTATCAAACAATATAGTCAGTATATTCAAGTCGAACCTGAGTTTGAAGTTGAAGGCTTAATTGACTTGCCAAATACAATTGAAGAACATGTTTATCGCATCATTCAAGAATCATTGAATAATGTGAAAAAACATTCAAGACAAACACGTGCTAAAATATATTTAGAACAGAACAAACATACATTTAAATTGCGAATGAGTGATAATGGTATTGGCTTTGATAGTCATCAAATTAGCCATAGTCCAACACATGGTTTAAAAAATATAAAACAACGTACGCAAGTGATTAAAGGTCATATAGACATTCATTCAGAATTAAATAAGGGAACGGAAATTGAAGTAATTATTCCGTTATTATAG
- a CDS encoding RluA family pseudouridine synthase, translating into MQILIPSKYEGNTIEEMFKSLHLPKKELHFLRMSKEITINDQASTLRDQLNAGDKLDIPVLNETSQYVSSYRLAEIKYEDEYLAVVVKPKGVKTHPNDLKEANTLMNHVIYTLDSDYAEPIHRLDQETVGLLLVAKHPIAKKILDRMLEDRKITRTYKAQVDSLLPLKPQTIDMPIGKDKFHPNKRRVSPTGQRAITHIIESNMLDEHTAEVELKLDTGRTHQIRVHLAEIGHPVVGDPLYNNSKLRQLKLHSYKIEFEHPFKDELISVTLDD; encoded by the coding sequence ATGCAAATATTAATACCATCTAAATATGAAGGCAATACAATTGAAGAAATGTTCAAATCATTACATTTACCAAAGAAAGAATTACATTTTTTAAGAATGTCAAAAGAAATTACAATTAACGATCAAGCGAGCACTTTAAGAGATCAATTAAATGCTGGTGACAAACTTGATATACCTGTATTAAATGAAACGAGCCAATACGTATCAAGTTACCGATTAGCAGAAATCAAATACGAAGATGAATATTTAGCAGTCGTAGTTAAACCTAAAGGCGTAAAAACACATCCAAATGATTTAAAAGAAGCAAACACATTAATGAATCACGTCATATATACATTAGACTCAGACTATGCTGAACCTATTCATCGTCTTGACCAAGAAACAGTCGGCTTATTACTTGTCGCAAAACATCCAATTGCTAAAAAGATATTAGACCGTATGTTAGAAGACAGAAAAATTACGCGAACATATAAAGCGCAAGTCGATAGTTTGTTGCCATTGAAACCTCAAACAATAGACATGCCAATTGGTAAAGATAAATTCCATCCTAATAAACGACGCGTTTCACCTACTGGACAACGTGCAATTACGCACATTATAGAAAGTAACATGTTAGATGAACATACAGCAGAAGTGGAACTTAAATTAGATACAGGAAGAACCCATCAAATTCGTGTCCATTTAGCAGAAATCGGACATCCTGTTGTCGGAGATCCATTATATAATAATAGTAAATTACGACAATTAAAATTACACAGTTATAAAATAGAATTCGAGCATCCATTTAAAGATGAACTTATTTCTGTAACATTAGATGACTAA
- a CDS encoding glucosamine-6-phosphate isomerase: MALNFKVFETKDIAARYAADVVRKQFNSDSTSVVGIHLDAEKTVFFDELLDDVKKNPVNFSQIHILDFDGKEDYYKELGVPEKQILKTDVGSDAVSFIKDNVNTDKKKNKLMLDVITLTEDSRTGLDYDKAIHPSREVIVLATGKEKAKAVSQLYKESANGSVESAKLKQHRMVTVILDNEAAQGLPEDVKSYFSIQFS, encoded by the coding sequence ATGGCTTTAAACTTTAAAGTATTTGAAACAAAAGATATTGCAGCACGATATGCGGCGGATGTTGTTCGTAAACAATTTAATTCGGATAGTACATCAGTTGTAGGTATACATTTAGACGCAGAGAAAACAGTATTCTTTGATGAATTATTAGATGATGTTAAGAAGAATCCTGTAAACTTTAGTCAAATTCATATTTTAGACTTTGATGGTAAAGAAGATTACTATAAAGAACTAGGTGTGCCAGAGAAACAAATTTTAAAAACAGATGTCGGTAGTGATGCAGTTTCGTTTATCAAAGATAACGTAAATACTGATAAAAAGAAAAATAAATTAATGTTAGATGTAATAACTTTAACAGAAGATAGCAGAACAGGTTTAGATTATGATAAAGCTATTCATCCTTCTAGAGAAGTAATTGTTCTAGCAACTGGAAAAGAAAAAGCAAAAGCAGTGAGTCAATTATATAAAGAATCAGCAAATGGTTCAGTTGAGTCAGCAAAATTAAAACAACATCGAATGGTAACAGTTATCTTAGATAATGAAGCGGCACAAGGTTTACCAGAAGATGTGAAATCTTACTTCTCAATTCAATTTTCATAA
- a CDS encoding RNA degradosome polyphosphate kinase, with protein MEARNGQYLLDNPDYYNNRELSWLDFNYRVLEEAIDAQNPLLEQLKFLAIHSSNLDEFFMVRVAGLKDQVKMNYNEKENKAQLTPREQLIGIEEKNRKNVELQYKRFNELKNTLKSHHIYITQPERLPEALIEQLNRQFKSEILPTLSPLGIDAYRPFPKLNNKMLNLFVDIRLNDGEIKSAIVPVPVLVDRIIKLEYEDNKYIVFLEDVISLFIEELFKGYEVIHTYTFRVTRNADLSIHEEGAEDLLIEIERFLKERKSGAAVRLEVDSRHIDTEVKCLFLRNELELSNEDIYKVDGPLDLTVLFSLVGQLEDLLPELLFEPYTPQFPSSLNKENVYDLARTRDIFFHHPYESFEPIVDFIKEASEDPNTLAIKQTLYRVSSDSPIVQALKNAAENGKQVTVLVELKARFDEENNVQWAKMLEDAGCNVIYGMTFLKTHSKITLVIKKVNGKVVPFVHLGTGNYNDKTAKIYTDMGIITTNSKIGEDAINFFNYLSGYSLKPEYNELIVAPFEIRDFFVEHIEQEIQSHQEHGNGLIIAKMNSLTDKKVIKKLFEASQSGVKVKLIIRGICCLKPGIKGVSENIEVISIVGRFLEHSRIYYFHHNGQEKMYLSSADMMTRNMIKRVEILFPILDSQIVSRLKSYLDLQLNDGLKGRIQNNKGVYQYNDSGNKRINSQQMLMEEAMMNTKNFRKSQIKVGQPVTSKRRQFFNKFKERLKR; from the coding sequence ATGGAAGCACGAAATGGACAATACTTATTAGATAATCCAGACTATTATAATAATAGAGAGCTTAGTTGGTTAGACTTTAATTATCGTGTTCTTGAAGAAGCGATTGACGCTCAAAATCCATTGTTAGAACAATTAAAGTTTTTAGCGATTCATAGCTCAAATTTAGATGAATTCTTTATGGTAAGAGTTGCAGGATTAAAAGACCAAGTAAAAATGAACTATAATGAAAAGGAAAATAAAGCTCAATTAACACCTAGAGAACAATTAATTGGTATTGAAGAAAAAAATAGAAAAAATGTTGAATTGCAATATAAAAGATTTAATGAACTGAAGAACACATTAAAGTCTCATCATATTTATATTACTCAGCCTGAACGATTACCAGAAGCTTTGATTGAACAATTAAACAGGCAATTCAAATCAGAAATACTACCAACTTTATCACCGTTAGGTATTGATGCATATCGACCATTTCCTAAGTTAAATAATAAAATGTTAAATCTATTTGTAGATATTAGATTAAATGATGGTGAAATAAAATCTGCAATAGTACCGGTACCAGTGTTGGTAGATAGAATTATTAAGTTAGAATATGAAGATAATAAATATATTGTATTTCTTGAAGATGTCATTTCTTTATTTATTGAAGAATTATTTAAAGGTTATGAAGTCATTCACACATATACTTTTAGAGTGACAAGAAATGCAGATTTATCGATACACGAAGAAGGGGCAGAAGATTTACTAATTGAAATTGAACGATTTTTAAAAGAAAGAAAAAGTGGTGCAGCAGTTCGATTAGAGGTTGATAGTAGACATATTGACACGGAAGTTAAATGTTTATTTTTAAGAAATGAACTCGAGCTAAGCAATGAAGATATTTATAAAGTTGATGGACCTTTAGATTTAACAGTCTTATTCTCATTAGTCGGCCAATTAGAAGATTTATTACCAGAATTACTATTTGAGCCATATACACCTCAATTCCCATCATCACTTAATAAAGAAAATGTTTATGATCTTGCTAGAACGAGAGATATATTCTTTCATCATCCGTATGAATCATTTGAGCCAATCGTTGATTTTATTAAAGAGGCATCTGAAGATCCAAATACATTAGCGATTAAACAAACACTTTATCGTGTGAGCAGTGATTCTCCAATCGTTCAAGCACTGAAAAATGCAGCTGAGAATGGTAAGCAAGTTACTGTACTTGTAGAATTAAAAGCAAGATTCGATGAAGAAAACAACGTACAATGGGCAAAAATGTTAGAAGATGCAGGTTGTAATGTCATTTATGGCATGACTTTCCTTAAAACACATAGTAAGATCACGCTAGTCATTAAAAAGGTGAATGGTAAAGTAGTACCATTCGTACATTTAGGTACAGGAAATTATAATGACAAAACAGCTAAAATCTATACTGATATGGGTATTATTACTACGAATTCTAAAATAGGTGAAGATGCGATAAACTTCTTTAACTATTTAAGTGGCTACTCATTAAAACCTGAATATAATGAACTGATTGTAGCACCTTTTGAAATAAGAGATTTCTTTGTAGAACATATTGAGCAAGAAATACAATCACATCAAGAACACGGTAATGGATTAATTATTGCTAAAATGAATTCTCTTACAGACAAAAAAGTAATAAAAAAATTATTCGAAGCTTCTCAAAGTGGTGTGAAAGTTAAACTCATCATTAGAGGTATATGTTGCTTAAAACCAGGTATAAAAGGCGTCAGTGAAAATATTGAAGTCATAAGTATCGTAGGAAGATTTTTAGAACATTCAAGAATATATTACTTCCATCATAATGGCCAAGAGAAAATGTACTTATCTTCTGCAGATATGATGACGAGAAATATGATTAAACGAGTGGAAATCTTATTCCCAATTTTAGATAGTCAAATTGTGAGCAGATTAAAATCATATTTAGATTTACAATTGAATGACGGTTTAAAAGGACGCATACAAAATAATAAAGGTGTCTATCAATATAATGATTCAGGTAATAAACGCATAAATTCACAACAAATGTTAATGGAAGAAGCAATGATGAATACGAAAAATTTCAGGAAAAGTCAAATTAAAGTAGGACAACCTGTTACAAGTAAGAGAAGACAATTCTTTAATAAATTTAAAGAAAGATTAAAAAGGTAG
- a CDS encoding SAS053 family DNA gyrase inhibitor encodes MKQLNKKEYEEENEMVQNLDDVKELGKEMEQISEQNNESFEDKKEK; translated from the coding sequence GTGAAACAATTGAATAAAAAAGAGTACGAAGAAGAAAATGAAATGGTTCAAAACTTAGATGACGTTAAAGAGCTCGGTAAAGAAATGGAACAAATTTCTGAGCAAAATAATGAATCATTTGAAGACAAGAAAGAAAAGTAA
- a CDS encoding response regulator transcription factor: MSYKMILVDDHHIVRQGLRFLIDTVEDFEILEDFSSGHQLLEYLKDNDLPDVVLLDLVMPEMNGIEITGIVKSQYPNIKILVLTSFYDEEHVISALDKGADGYEIKDVEPEALIQTIRAVLNGEKKIHPKVQSIISESTQKPHRENKLSKRELEVLSEMVKGNTNKEIAETLFVSEKTIKTHVSHILNKLKVSDRTQAAVYAMEHHLIN; encoded by the coding sequence ATGAGTTATAAAATGATATTAGTAGATGATCATCATATCGTAAGGCAAGGTTTAAGATTTCTTATTGATACTGTGGAAGACTTTGAAATATTAGAAGATTTCTCAAGTGGGCATCAATTACTAGAGTATCTAAAAGACAACGATTTACCAGACGTTGTGTTATTGGACTTAGTGATGCCAGAGATGAATGGAATAGAAATTACAGGGATTGTTAAATCACAATATCCTAATATTAAAATATTAGTGCTGACAAGTTTTTACGACGAAGAACATGTGATATCAGCTCTTGATAAAGGCGCGGATGGATACGAAATTAAAGACGTCGAACCTGAAGCACTTATTCAAACGATTAGAGCTGTCTTAAATGGAGAAAAGAAAATTCATCCGAAAGTACAATCAATCATTTCTGAAAGTACGCAAAAGCCACATAGAGAAAATAAATTATCAAAAAGAGAACTTGAAGTATTAAGTGAAATGGTGAAAGGTAATACGAACAAAGAAATTGCAGAGACATTGTTTGTGTCAGAAAAGACAATAAAAACACACGTCAGTCATATATTAAATAAATTAAAAGTGTCTGATCGAACGCAAGCTGCCGTCTATGCAATGGAACATCATTTAATAAATTAA
- the fumC gene encoding class II fumarate hydratase, whose translation MSYRIEHDTFGEIKVPSDKYWKAQTQRSKQNFPVGKEQMPIEVIYGFAQLKRAAAISNHELGKLSDDKKEAIVYATDEILKGNLDDQFPLVVWQTGSGTQSNMNVNEVVSYVANEYLTEKGSEESVHPNDHVNMSQSSNDTYPTAMHVALYHEIESKLLPSLNTLKSTFIEKEDAFKDIIKIGRTHLQDATPLTLGQEVSGWRYMLDKCETLLNQSKEQLLNLAIGGTAVGTGINAHPEFGDKVAKQIGNQTGYPFVSSENKFHALTAHDEVVYVHGALKALASDLMKIANDVRWLASGPRAGLAEISIPENEPGSSIMPGKVNPTQCEMLTMVSVQVLGNDAAVGIAASQGNFELNVFKPVILYNTLQSIYLLADGIDTFNNNCAVGIEPIEENIDRYLNQSLMLVTALNPHIGYENAAAIAKNAHKNGLTLKESAIQSGLLTEEQFDEWIKPEDMISSKK comes from the coding sequence ATGAGTTATAGAATTGAACATGATACTTTTGGAGAAATTAAAGTACCTAGCGACAAATATTGGAAAGCACAAACACAAAGAAGTAAACAAAATTTCCCAGTTGGTAAAGAACAAATGCCAATAGAAGTTATTTACGGATTTGCGCAATTAAAGAGAGCGGCAGCTATTTCTAACCATGAACTTGGTAAATTATCAGATGATAAAAAAGAAGCGATCGTTTACGCAACTGACGAAATTTTAAAAGGGAATTTAGATGATCAATTTCCTTTAGTTGTTTGGCAAACTGGTAGCGGTACGCAAAGTAACATGAATGTGAACGAAGTAGTCAGCTATGTTGCAAACGAATATTTAACTGAAAAAGGCTCTGAAGAGTCTGTTCACCCAAATGATCATGTTAATATGTCTCAAAGCTCAAATGATACATATCCAACAGCGATGCATGTCGCGTTATATCATGAAATTGAATCAAAATTATTACCATCATTAAATACATTAAAATCAACTTTTATAGAAAAAGAAGATGCATTTAAAGATATTATTAAAATTGGTAGAACACATCTACAAGATGCTACACCATTAACTTTAGGACAAGAAGTCAGTGGTTGGAGATATATGTTAGATAAGTGTGAAACTTTATTAAACCAATCTAAAGAACAACTTTTAAACTTAGCTATTGGTGGTACAGCTGTTGGTACAGGTATCAATGCTCATCCAGAGTTTGGTGATAAAGTTGCTAAACAAATCGGTAATCAAACTGGTTATCCATTCGTTTCATCTGAGAATAAGTTTCATGCTTTAACAGCACACGATGAAGTTGTGTATGTGCATGGTGCATTAAAAGCATTAGCAAGTGACTTAATGAAGATTGCTAATGACGTGAGATGGTTGGCTTCAGGTCCAAGAGCGGGTCTAGCTGAAATTTCAATTCCAGAAAATGAACCTGGTTCATCAATTATGCCGGGTAAAGTGAATCCTACACAATGTGAAATGTTAACAATGGTTTCAGTTCAAGTTCTTGGAAATGACGCAGCAGTTGGTATTGCAGCATCACAAGGTAATTTCGAATTGAATGTATTTAAACCAGTTATTTTATATAACACATTACAATCGATTTATTTATTAGCTGACGGTATTGATACATTTAATAATAATTGTGCAGTTGGTATCGAACCAATTGAAGAAAATATCGACCGTTATTTAAATCAATCATTAATGCTTGTAACTGCATTAAACCCACATATTGGTTATGAAAATGCGGCAGCAATTGCAAAGAATGCACATAAAAATGGTTTAACATTAAAAGAATCAGCTATTCAATCAGGTTTACTAACAGAAGAACAATTTGATGAATGGATTAAACCAGAAGATATGATTAGTTCAAAAAAATAA
- the ppx gene encoding exopolyphosphatase — translation MKRLGLIDIGSNTIRLVIFEYSNETGLTELQNVKTPARLSQYLNEDKIMAHEGINLIVETLNSFKKVSKKFHVEELVPAATAAIRQSKNVDEIIETVKSKTNLNIEIIPEQDEAFYGFYAATHTLNIEDGITVDIGGGSTEVTYFEGKKLKNSVSFPFGVVTLEKMFFEDKEHNDKNAIKKCEKFVKEQFSSEKWIKDKKVPIIGIGGSARNNARIHQSLHDYPIAGVHGYDMNKKGLEEIFDVLKNANKNELKDLDGLSRDRTDIIMPSSIVFNTLYECVDATRFTFSRKGLREGVVMTRLQEEFPNAFNKDKVSTEALRYLSNEYHIHVSNGKQRMVLAETLLTKVIEHTSFEVADEDRDLFKKAAYLYYLGSFIDADSSSQHTYYIIANSSINGLTHKERVKLALLASFKNKSLLKFFVKETTWFKDNEMEMIQKLGGIIKFSNALNVSNTDCVESLELTESEDTFELNVTYVTDPIAEAYQSERQKKHLEKLLPKKLNIKFTQG, via the coding sequence ATGAAGAGATTAGGATTAATAGATATCGGTTCCAACACAATTCGATTAGTCATCTTTGAGTATTCAAATGAAACAGGGTTAACTGAATTACAAAACGTAAAGACTCCAGCAAGGTTAAGTCAGTATTTAAATGAAGATAAAATCATGGCACACGAAGGTATTAATCTTATTGTTGAAACGTTGAACAGTTTCAAAAAAGTATCTAAAAAATTTCACGTTGAAGAACTTGTACCTGCAGCTACAGCGGCAATTCGACAATCTAAGAATGTAGATGAAATTATAGAAACAGTTAAATCAAAAACTAACTTAAATATTGAAATTATACCTGAGCAAGATGAGGCATTTTATGGTTTTTATGCTGCGACACATACATTGAATATTGAAGATGGAATTACCGTTGATATCGGTGGTGGCTCTACAGAGGTTACTTATTTTGAAGGTAAGAAACTTAAAAACTCGGTAAGTTTTCCTTTTGGTGTAGTGACGTTAGAGAAAATGTTTTTCGAAGATAAAGAACATAATGATAAAAATGCGATTAAAAAATGTGAAAAATTCGTCAAAGAACAATTTTCATCTGAAAAGTGGATTAAAGATAAAAAGGTTCCAATCATAGGTATTGGTGGATCAGCACGAAATAATGCACGGATACATCAATCATTACATGACTACCCGATTGCCGGTGTTCATGGCTATGATATGAATAAAAAAGGGCTTGAAGAAATCTTCGATGTACTAAAAAATGCAAATAAAAATGAATTGAAAGATTTAGATGGCTTAAGTAGAGACCGTACGGATATTATCATGCCAAGTTCAATCGTATTTAATACTTTATATGAATGTGTAGATGCAACACGATTTACGTTCTCTAGAAAAGGTCTTCGTGAAGGTGTAGTAATGACACGTTTACAAGAAGAATTTCCAAATGCATTTAATAAAGATAAAGTATCAACAGAAGCTTTAAGATATTTATCCAATGAGTATCACATTCATGTATCGAATGGTAAACAACGTATGGTATTAGCTGAGACATTATTAACTAAAGTCATTGAACATACGTCGTTTGAAGTGGCTGATGAAGATAGAGATTTATTTAAAAAAGCTGCATATTTATATTACTTAGGATCATTTATAGATGCAGATTCAAGTTCTCAACATACGTATTATATTATCGCTAATTCAAGTATTAATGGTTTAACTCACAAAGAAAGAGTTAAATTAGCGTTATTAGCAAGTTTTAAAAATAAATCATTATTAAAGTTTTTTGTTAAAGAAACAACTTGGTTTAAAGATAATGAAATGGAAATGATTCAAAAATTAGGGGGGATCATTAAATTTTCAAATGCGCTTAATGTATCAAATACAGACTGTGTTGAATCATTAGAATTAACAGAATCAGAAGATACATTTGAATTAAACGTTACATATGTTACAGACCCAATTGCTGAAGCGTACCAATCTGAGAGACAAAAGAAACATCTAGAAAAATTATTACCAAAGAAACTTAATATTAAATTCACACAAGGTTAA
- a CDS encoding bifunctional GNAT family N-acetyltransferase/carbon-nitrogen hydrolase family protein has translation MSKSIENNEFNVSINTRQMTFEDIDDVITLQEKCFPGMEPWERGHLESHLRMFPRGQIVVEFEGKIIGSCSSLIINFDEYDDRHTWDSITNNGYITNHNDHGHNLYGIEVMVDPEYRGVKVGARLYEARREIAYELNLKSIIIGGRIPNYHEYSDEMTPREYVQNVIKHRIKDPVLTFQLMNDFTLMRINPNYLNDDVKSMKYATLMEWNNPDYIARSNVHFKTSEPVRICTVNYMMRKINSFEEFANQIEYFIDVAYDADSDFIVFPELLTTQLMSFDEQSNPAESIRKLTTYTSQYIDMFNQFAMKYNINIIGGSHFVEEGEDIYNISYLFRRDGSIEKQYKIHVTPNERKWWGVSPGNGVEVFDTDCGKIAIQICYDSEFPEMARIATEKGAKIIFTPFSTEDRQSYLRVKYCCMSRAIENQIYTVTSGTCGNLPQTENMDIQYSASAIYSPSDYGFARDGIVSETGENLEMVAIGEIDLEVLRRGRENGTVRHLRDRRHDVYNITYNQ, from the coding sequence ATGTCAAAATCAATAGAGAATAATGAATTTAATGTTAGTATAAATACACGTCAAATGACATTTGAAGATATTGACGATGTTATTACGTTACAAGAAAAATGTTTTCCGGGAATGGAACCATGGGAAAGGGGCCATTTAGAGAGTCATTTGCGTATGTTTCCAAGAGGACAAATTGTTGTTGAATTTGAAGGGAAAATTATCGGATCTTGTTCATCTTTAATTATCAATTTTGATGAATATGATGATAGACATACATGGGATAGCATTACAAACAATGGTTACATAACAAACCATAATGATCACGGACACAATCTATATGGTATAGAAGTAATGGTTGATCCAGAATATAGAGGCGTAAAAGTCGGTGCGAGATTATATGAAGCACGACGTGAAATCGCTTATGAATTAAACTTGAAGAGTATTATCATCGGTGGTCGAATTCCTAACTATCATGAATATAGTGATGAAATGACACCAAGAGAATACGTGCAAAACGTAATTAAACACCGTATTAAAGACCCAGTATTAACATTCCAATTGATGAATGACTTCACTTTAATGCGTATTAATCCAAACTATTTAAATGACGATGTGAAAAGCATGAAATATGCTACTTTAATGGAATGGAACAATCCTGATTATATTGCGCGAAGTAATGTACACTTTAAGACAAGTGAACCAGTAAGAATTTGTACAGTCAATTACATGATGCGTAAAATTAATTCATTTGAAGAATTTGCGAATCAAATTGAATACTTTATAGACGTTGCATATGATGCAGATAGTGATTTTATTGTATTTCCAGAATTATTAACGACACAATTAATGAGTTTCGATGAACAAAGTAATCCAGCAGAATCAATCCGTAAATTAACAACATATACATCACAATACATTGATATGTTCAACCAGTTTGCGATGAAATACAACATAAACATTATCGGAGGATCACACTTCGTTGAAGAAGGAGAAGATATTTATAATATCTCTTACTTGTTTAGAAGAGATGGTTCAATTGAAAAACAATATAAAATTCACGTTACGCCAAATGAAAGAAAATGGTGGGGTGTTTCACCAGGTAATGGTGTAGAAGTATTTGATACAGATTGTGGGAAAATTGCTATCCAAATTTGTTATGATAGTGAGTTCCCAGAAATGGCGAGAATTGCGACTGAAAAAGGTGCTAAAATCATATTCACACCATTCTCAACAGAAGATAGACAAAGCTATTTACGTGTGAAATATTGTTGTATGTCACGCGCAATCGAGAACCAAATTTATACGGTAACATCAGGAACATGTGGTAACTTACCACAAACAGAAAACATGGATATTCAATATAGTGCTTCAGCAATATATTCACCATCAGATTATGGTTTCGCTAGAGATGGAATCGTTAGTGAAACAGGAGAAAACCTTGAAATGGTTGCGATAGGTGAAATTGATTTAGAAGTATTACGAAGAGGTAGAGAAAACGGAACAGTAAGACATTTAAGAGACCGTAGACACGATGTTTACAACATTACGTATAATCAATAA